AGACCCGGGAACGTATTCACCGCAGTATGCTGACCTGCGATTACTAGCGATTCCGACTTCATGCAGGCGAGTTGCAGCCTGCAATCCGAACTGAGAACGGCTTTCTGGGATTGGCTCCACCTCGCGGCTTCGCTGCCCTTTGTACCGTCCATTGTAGCACGTGTGTAGCCCAACTCATAAGGGGCATGATGATTTGACGTCATCCCCACCTTCCTCCGGTTTGTCACCGGCAGTCTCCTTAGAGTGCCCAACCAAATGCTGGCAACTAAGGACAAGGGTTGCGCTCGTTGCGGGACTTAACCCAACATCTCACGACACGAGCTGACGACAACCATGCACCACCTGTCACCCCTGCCCCCGAAGGGGAAGGTACATCTCTGTACCGGTCAGGGGGATGTCAAGAGTTGGTAAGGTTCTTCGCGTTGCTTCGAATTAAACCACATGCTCCACCGCTTGTGCGGGTCCCCGTCAATTCCTTTGAGTTTCAGCCTTGCGACCGTACTCCCCAGGCGGAGTGCTTAATGCGTTAGCTTCAGCACTGAAGGGCGGAAACCCTCCAACACCTAGCACTCATCGTTTACGGCGTGGACTACCAGGGTATCTAATCCTGTTTGCTCCCCACGCTTTCGCGCCTCAGCGTCAGTTATAGGCCAAAGAGTCGCCTTCGCCACTGGTGTTCCTCCACATCTCTACGCATTTCACCGCTACACGTGGAATTCCACTCTTCTCTCCTATACTCAAGCCTCCCAGTTTCCAATGGCCCTCCCCGGTTGAGCCGGGGGCTTTCACATCAGACTTAAGAGGCCGCCTGCGCGCGCTTTACGCCCAATAATTCCGGACAACGCTTGCCACCTACGTATTACCGCGGCTGCTGGCACGTAGTTAGCCGTGGCTTTCTCGCAAGGTACCGTCAAGGTGCCGCCATTGCCTGCGGCACTTGTTCTTCCCTTACAACAGAACTTTACGACCCGAAGGCCTTCATCGTTCACGCGGCGTTGCTCCATCAGACTTTCGTCCATTGTGGAAGATTCCCTACTGCTGCCTCCCGTAGGAGTCTGGGCCGTGTCTCAGTCCCAGTGTGGCCGATCACCCTCTCAGGTCGGCTATGCATCGTCGCCTTGGTGGGCCATTACCCCACCAACTAGCTAATGCACCGCAAAGCCATCCCCAGGCGACGCCGAAGCGCCTTTCATCCTCGGACCATGCGGTCCGATGACCCATCCGGTATTAGCCCCGATTTCTCGTGGTTATCCCAGACCTGAGGGCAGGTTCTTTACGTGTTACTCACCCGTCCGCCGCTCATTCCATCGACTTCCCCCCGAAGGGTTCCGTCGATTTCCTGCGCTCGACTTGCATGTATTAGGCACGCCGCCAGCGTTCGTCCTGAGCCAGGATCAAACTCTCCAAAGAATTTGATATAGCTCTTTAAAAATGACGAAGCTTGCGCTTCATTCAAAAATTGTAAAACTTATTTTTGCCTCATCGTTCAGTTTTCAAAGTTCGTCTGCCGCTCTTGGCGACTTCATTAATTTATCACGTCGTCTATCTCCGCGTCAACAACTTTTTTCACAAATTGTTTTACTGGAATAATCTTTTGCTGTGACAACGTTTATAACTATAATCTCTATTTACCACTTCGTCAATAGAAATATCACAAAAAATAAAAAAAGGTTGAGCCCCTTTAGCGAGGCTCAACTCTTCAGTCTTGCGCTAACGGAACGTAACCCGTCCGTTCTACCAATGTTTGTCCTTCTTCAGACGTCATCCAATCCAAAAACGGCTTGTACGTTTCATAATTTTCTTCTGTCGTGATGGCATAAAATTCAGAAGTGATTGGATACGTCCCGTCAGCGATCGTCTCGACCGTCGGGGCAATCCCGTTCACTTGAAGTAATTTAATGTCATGGTCCTCTACCATCTCGGTCGCGTAATAACGGAAAGAAAAGCCAATCGCATTCTTATGATTATGGTAGGCTGCCGTCTGCTCGATAATCCCACCCATTCCTTCCGGGACATCTTCGACTGGGGCATCCATCAGTTTCTCTTCCCCCATCACCCGCTGAAGAGCAGTCTGACTCCCGCTCCCTTCTGGACGTTGAAATGCTCGAATCGTATCAGTCTCGCCTCCGACCTCACTCCAATCGTCGAGGTCTCCCGCATAAATTTGCTGTATTTCTTCTAATTTTAGAGAGTCAACCGGATTGTCTTCATGTACAAAGAAGACAAACGCTTCGCGCCCGATTGGCGTCATGTTGAACTGCACACCAGCCTTCTCGGCCGCAGCCACTTGAAGATCTGATGGTCCGGCAACAAAGATGATATCTGTCTCCCCGCGAATCAAACGATCATAGGCTTCACCTGTCGTCGTCGAGACGACAGGGCTCTCATCCCATTCTTCGATGCCGTATGGATTATATTCGCCTGATGGATAGACCGCCTCGACGAAAGACGCATAAAGTGGATAAAGGGCTGTCGCGCCATCGAGACGCGGCAACTTCGAGTCTAGTTTAAACGAAGATTCGCCATCCAGCTCCGCTAAATCTGATTTTTCCTTAAAAGGCTGATAGTCCATCAACTCGACGCCCCGTTCTTCAATCCGTAAACTTTCTGTATACACATAATAGCCTTTCACCGAACCAAAGAAGACGATCCCGAGCACCGTTCCAATTAAAGTGATTCGCTTGAGATGACCTTTTTTCAACGGTGAGAAGTCATATAGCGCCATAATGACAATTACTAACGCCACTCCATACCAAATCGTCCATACAATCGGACGTGCCCCGGCAACCGGATCGTCCATCATGAACAATCCTATGAAAACTGATATGACCCAAGCCACAAACACAATAAACACACTGCCTAATATAAACTTCATCATTTTCATCTAAATCAGCTACTCCATTCGCTTCTATAGTAGTCAGGCGATTTCATAAGCGATTGCTTCGACACCGACGCCTTTTGTCGGCCGGGCGACCGACCGGACATATCCTTTTCGAACGAGGAAGCCGACGATGCTCCCCAGGTCGACTTTCAATGCTTGCAAGTTCGGATGCTCCATCAATTCTGAGAACGGCCACGGTTCATCCCGTTGTTGCATCGTTTGTAATAGAAGAAGAGTGCCGGGCAACACTTTCGATTGAATCAAATGTTCAATGCCGATGATTACCAAATGAATCCGCTGTTCCAGCGATTCTTGTCCGCTCACCAGTTCTTCATGTAACTTATATATTTCCAAATCGAGGGTGCGCACTTGCTTCCACAATATGATTTCCGGATGAATTCCGGACTCCAACACCGACAACCGCGCCAAATGAGTCAAGGCGTGATGGATTTGGGTGAAAGCATCTTGATGCTCCTCTTGTAAAAATAAGCTTCGTCCATCTTCAAAGCGTCGCAACAACTTCGCAAAAGCAAGGGACAGTTGAAGACGTTGCTCATCATTCGAAAAATTACGAAGGCGTTGTCGCAAGTCTAATAAAAACGTATTTCGTTCAAACAAGACCATCCCATCTTCAATCCAATGAATGGCCCGGCGATTCTCGTTCATTAAAATCCAACGATCCATCATCGAGTCACTTACGAGATGAAGAATAATTTTTTCTTGCCCAACCTGATAATGTTTCACTGTCCAGAACGGTTCTTCTTTCGCTTCAATCACAATCAATAGCCGGTCCGATTGATCGGTCAAAGGGTCTCTCGGCCGTTTCTTTTTCACTTCAATGATGCCAAGCGTTGTCTTCAAGGCCGCATATTCCGAATAGATCGTGCGCGTCGCATACTCCATAGTCACCTTGATACCTTCTTTCTATAATGATGAACCACAATCGTCCACCCAATAATCTGATACAAAAATGATTCGCCTTCTTTTAAAATTCTCCTGCCAGCGATTGTATGAACTTCTCACGGTCGTGCAGATGAGCTATAGTAAAGACAGACATGGAGGGATTACGAAATGAAAAAACGGGGGAATAAAATCAACCGCGCTCGAAACCTTGCGTTGTTGCTCGTCTTTGCGGGAATCGGAGTCATGTATCTCGGCCTGTTGGCGAAAAGCATCACATGGCTGATGATTATTTTCATGTTGCTCGGCTTCGTGATGGTGTTATCGAGTTCAGCGCTCTACTTTATTATTGGGATGGCATCCACGAAAGCCATCGTCGTCACTTGCCCGAATTGTGAGAAACAGACAAAGATGCTCGGCCGGGTCGACTTATGTATGCACTGCGACGAACCGCTCACGATCGATCAATCGCTCGAAGGTAAAGAGTTCGATGAAAAATATAATAAGCGTCAAACCCATTCACACGAATAAAAAAACATCCTCTGCCTGAGGATGTTTTTTTAATGTTTATGCGCTTGTTCAGCTTGGCAAGCCGGGCACGTCCCGTATACTTCAAGACGGTGACGATCGACTTTGAACCCTGTCAATTGAGATGCGACCGATTCGATCTCGTCGAGGACCGGATAGTTGAAGTCGACAACTTTCCCACATGCATCACAGATGATGTGGTAGTGACGCGACGTCACAAAATCAAAGCGACTCGAAGCGTCCCCATAGTTCATCTCTTGAACGAGTCCGACTTCTTTAAAGACGCGCAAGTTATTGTAGACGGTAGCGACACTCATGTTCGGAAATCTCGCCGAAAGTGCCTTATAAATGTCATCCGCTGTCGGGTGACTGTGCTCCGTGACGAGGTACTCCAAAATGGCCTGGCGCTGAGGCGTCATTCTGACTCCATGTTCTCGGAGCGACTGAACAGCATGGTCAAGCATTTCGCTTCCCACGTCAATCCCTCATTTCTTCTATAAAATTCATGCGAAATGTCAGTTAGAATTAACCTATTTCTTACATAGTAATCTTTATAAATAGTGTACTGATTTCTTGAACGGTCGTCAAACGTTGAGCTTATGCGGTTGACGGCTATGATACAATAAGTGCGAATTTGTAAAAGGAGGCAACACATATGGCAACACCATCTACACGCAACAATTCAGACGTTTTGTATACCGACGCCTTGACGCACATCGTCGGCGGGGTCAATAGCCCTTCCCGCTCATTCAAGGCAGTCGGCGGCGGTGCACCCGTCTATATGGAACGAGGAGACGGCGCTTATTTCTATGACGTCGACGGCAATCGCTATATCGACTATTTGGCGGCGTACGGACCGATTATCACAGGCCACGCCCATCCGCATATCCATAAAGCGTTGATTGAGGCGTCGTCTAAAGGACTCCTTTACGGGACACCGCACGCGCTTGAAGTCGAGTTCGCGAAAAAATTAAAGGCGGCCATCCCGTCAATGGATAAAGTCCGTTTCACCAACTCAGGGACCGAGGCGGTCATGACGACCGTTCGTGTCGCTCGCGCCTATACCGGTCGTGAGCTCGTCGTCAAATTCAGCGGTTGCTATCACGGTCACTCGGACTTGATGCTCATCGCGGCAGGCAGTGGACCGGCCACGCTCGGCTCACCAGACTCAGCCGGCGTCACACGAGCTACGGCGAAAGAAGTCATCACCGTGCCGTTCAATGACGTCGAGGCGTTCCGAGACATGATGAGCGAATGGGGAAGTCAAATCGCCTGCGTCCTCGTCGAACCGATTGTCGGGAACTTCGGGATCGTCGAGCCGAAACCAGGCTTCCTCCAGGCCGTCAATGACATCACCCATAAACATGGTGCACTCGTCATTTACGACGAAGTCATCACGGCGTTCCGTTTCACGTACGGAAGCGCCCAGCAAGTGTACGGGATTGAACCGGATATGACCGCACTCGGGAAAATCATCGGCGGAGGCTTGCCGATTGGTGCCTATGGCGGTAAAGCTGAAATCATGGAGACGGTCGCTCCGCTCGGCCCAGCCTATCAGGCCGGAACAATGGCCGGCAACCCGGCGTCGATGGCAACGGGTCTCGCTTGTCTCGAGGTTCTCGAGCAACCCGGCGTTTACGAAAAGCTCGACGCACTCGGTGCCGAGCTCGAGGCCGGGATTCGTGAAGCCGCAGAAACACATGGTGTGACCATCACGTTGAACCGTTTAAAAGGTGCCCTTACGGTTTACTTCACGGACGAGATTGTGACCGATTACGAAGGCGCCGAAAAATCAGACGGTGAAGTGTTCGGACGTTTCTTCAAATTGATGCTCGAGAACGGTGTCAATTTAGCCCCTTCGAAGTACGAGGCTTGGTTCTTGACGACTGAGCATACCGAACAAGATATCGAAGAGACGATTGCCGCTGTGAATCGCGCGTTCGCCCAACTATAAGCAAAAGGAGATGCCGCGGCATCTCTTTTTCGTTTACACCGAAGGCCGAATCCACAGCTGGTCGTAGCGGGGGTGGCCGAACACATCGACTGGAACTTCCCCTAGAAAGCTCGGGAATCGCCGCTCTCGGGCCACGTGATACAGAGGAATAACAAGTGCTGCTTCTGTCAAATAACGCTCGACATCACGATGGAGCCACGGCCACGCACTCATATCGGTCTGACGGTAACGGTCCATCATCGTCCGGAGCTCCTTTTCATGCGCGATTAACTTGCCGACGAGTGACAGTTCACTCGTCAAAAACGCGAGAAACGCCAAATCGAGATCTTCGCTCATCATCTCCCCGCATAAAATCAAATCAGCACGGCGCAGCGTCTCCTCTTGTAGTAACGAGGCAATCGTATACGTCTCGGTCTCAACGATAAAGCCGGCTACGCGCAACTGTTCCGCGACAAGCATCGCGTCTTCTGTCGCAACGTCGAACGGCAAATGCAATAGACGCAGTGGACGGCGCGAACTTCCCGTTGCTTTTGGTGCCGCCACCGGTCGACTCGCCTCCGGGAAAAAACCATGGGCCACTTGATGACGTTCTCCCCCCAAATCGACGACCGCTTGTTTATCGATCGCCCGTTGAATCGCGCGTCGCGTCGCCATATCCTCTTTCAGCCAGGAGTGCTGTAAGTTGAACATGAGATAACGAGCCCCGGCCTCGGCAATCCATTTCACGACGCTATGATCGTCCCGCGCGCTCCATTTGGCGTGATCTGCTTCCGAGAACGTGACAAACTCAACCACGTCCAATGACGGACGCGGGCGCAACCCGCGCTCGAACGCCCGTAAACGCACGACGTCGTCAGATTGTTTCTCCAATTTGAAAGGCCCCGTCCCAACAATCCCTTCTGCTCCTTCATACGTAATGGATGCCGGTGTTTGAGCAAGCAAGCGCTCGATGTAGGCCCGATGTGCTTTCGTATGGATGTCAATGACGTAAGGCGCCGGCGATTCGACCCGTTCGATTGGCGCGAACAACCAAACTTGTTTTCCGCGAGCCAATAATCGATTCAACGAGTAAACGACATCTTTGGCGGCTAACGTCATTCCGTTGTGGAATGTGACGCCTTTTCGGATATAACACCGAAATCCGAATGTCACTTCTTCGATATGATGGGCAAGGGACGTTTGGACCGTCGTCCCATCCCATTCGAAGAGGCGATCGAAGACGTGCCGAGACAAGGACGCCTCCATCGCGATATGGATGTCGAGCGGGTCGAGTGATTCAAGCGTCCGGGTACGCGGGAACACGAATCGGTCTTCTTCCGTCTGTTCGAAACCGAATCGACTCCAAATCCGCGCTTGGATCAGTTCCCGTAATGCGGGTGGCCAATCCCACTCCAACCATTTGGCCGCCTGCGCCATCGTAGCCTCAGAAAATGAGGTTACGACCCACGCCTGGAGCGTCTCGTCAAAGTCCGACTGAAAACGAAGCATCGATTCATGGCCGCGCCCTTTGCCGGCTTGATAGGTCACCCACCCCATCGCCTCCCATGCCTTGATATCACGCTTCACTTGTTTCTCACTATAGCCGACCGCTTCAACCGCTTCCCGCAACGTCACTTCCCTTTTGCCCGTCTCTATCGTGTGGCGATAAATCGCCACTAGTTTCGCATTCATGACCTTCCCCCTAAATGTGGACATGTCCAAATATTTTGTCTCTTTTCACCAAGTGTAGTCCACGTTTAAAGTAGTGACAAGGAGGTGCTCACATGAAATTCAAAGATTTTCCAACCAACGTTCGGCTTCGACTCGTCTGCGGCTTTTTCATCCGCATCGTCGGCTCGGCCATCTTTCCATTCATGGCTTTATACTTTTCAGAAGAACTCGGCAAAATCGCTGCCGGGATCATCATGACGTCATTCGTCATCGTCGGGTATGTCACCGGCTTGTTCGGTGGGTACTTCTCGGATCGCTTCAATCGCAAGCACGTCTTACAAATCGGCCAACTCGTTCAAATCCTTTGCTTCATCGGAATGACGGTGGCGATTCACCCATCAAACAATTGGGCACTCGCCGTGGCCATTCTCTACTTCGGTCACGCGGTCGCCAACGGGTTGAACTATCCGGCCTTGGAGGCAATCGTCATCGATTCGATGGAAGAATCGAATCGGAAAGCGATTTATGTATATGATTATTGGCTCGTCAACTTGGCTATCGCCGGCGGTGTCATGCTTGGTGGTGCCTTCTATCGTGACTACCGCTTCGGCTTGTTCGTCGGGATGACGCTCGTTTTGACGATCACGACGATCGTCTTACAGCGCTATCTCGTCGATTCTCATCAAGGCAATCGGTCGACGCCGGCCAATCCGATTGTCGGCGTGATTCAAAACTACCGGATTGCCCTCAATGACCGACGCTGGATGTTATTCGTGCTCGGCAGCATGCTCGTCTTCTCGACCGAGTTCCATATGGCGAACTATATCGGTGTTCATTTGGCGGAATCGTTTCAACAGCGCTCGATCGGCGGCGTTCCGTTCGATGGTGTCCGAATGATGGCGTTCATGCAACTCGAGAATACACTACTCGTCGTCGCCATCACGTTCGCCGTCACTGCATTTGTGAAACGGTACCGTGAGAAATACGTTTTCTTCATCGGCTTGTCGTTATACATCACGGCGTACGCTGCCATCACGTCGATGAACTCGTTCCTGATTCTCGCCGTCTTGGCCGTTGTCTTCACGGTCGGCGAATTGCTGTACTCGCCGATCCGCCAAGTGAAACAAGTCGATTTGCTCGACCCGGAGCGTCGCGCCTCGTACCTTGCTTTCGGTGGACTCACATTCCACGGGGCCAAACTCGTGGCCGCGGCCGGGATTGTCGTCGGAGCATTCATCGGACCCGTGTTCATGAGTGGCTACATCTTCTTGTTCGGAGCGCTCGGTGCCTACCTCTACTACGTCTCGTTATATAGGATGGAATCGGTGCGCCAGCTCGCCGCATGACGTTTGAAGTGACACCGGAACGGAAACAGGCAAGAGTGAAGGAGGCGAGTGGTATGCCAGCCATTGTATTATTTGATGGAGACTGTAACTTTTGCGACGCGAGCGTCCAGTTCATCTTGAACCGTGACGCGACGGGGAACTTTCATTTCGCCTCGCTTCAAGGCGAGGCCGGTCAAGCTTTACGTAAACGTCATCGTATCAACGACTCGGTCGACAGCATCGTGTTGATTCGCGATGGTGTCCCGTACATTAAATCCGACGCGGCGGTCCGCATCGCTGAAGGATTGGATGGGAAGTGGCGTTGGCTCAGGTTTGTGAGGTTCGTCCCAAAACCGATTCGTGATTTCGGCTATGATGTGATCGCTAAACATCGTTATCAGTGGTTCGGACAAAAACAGACGTGCAAACTGCCGACGCCGGAAGAACGGAGCCGATTTCTCGACCAACAACCAAAACCGCCGACTCGATGAGTCGACGGTTTTTTTTTTTTAGTCCATACAGGTCAAGTACGTCCAGTGGCACTCCGGCATCGGATTGCCCATGAAACTGACACCGAGGTCGTCCGCCCGGTGAATCGTCGTCCATGGGGCATCACCGACTTGAAGATACACTTCATGATGTGGCGATTGCGTATGACTTCCGGACAGCTTGAACGTAGCATTGTCCTTTAATTGCGCGACGATCGTATATTTGATGTCCGGCGCGATAACGAGCGGGTTGCCAACGGAATGTTGCAACCGATACGCCGCCCGCCCGCGGTCGATATCGACATCTTCAAGATACACTTGGTCGACAGAGGCGATATCTTCACCCGTCAAACGGTGATGTTTCGTATAGCCACGCGTCACATTCGCATCTTTTTTGATGGAGACGATCGGAATATCACTCAGCCCTTCGGCCTTCACTTCCGTCCGCGTGCGATAGTCGGTCGCATGAACGTTATAAGGGCGACCGTCTCCTTCAAAATACGGATGAGGCGACAACAAGTTCGGGTTTTTAATCATCGGCGGGCGGATGAACGTCTGGACGCGAAGCTGAATCTGGTCCACCGTCTCCAAATCAGGTCGAATCGGACTGACGAGAAAATACATGATGTACAATTCCTTGTCCCGTCTCGTGTCCGTCTTCAATTCTTTGGCGAGTGACATCGCTTTGCCGACGGCGTGAATGAGACTCGTCCCCGGTTTCTCATCTCGCTTCACAGAGCGGAGCGCCCGCACTTCATACATTGTTGGCTCATGGAGCGGCGTCTCGTCCAAATAAGCATGGCCGACGACTTCGGCAATGCGTCGTCCTTGCCGGTAAATCGCATACGTTTCGACGTCAGCAATCGGGTCCCATTGGAGATGGGTGCCGTTCGAGGCGACGACTGCCGACGTGAGATGACGATTCCAGTACAAGTCGTCAGTTGGGTCGACGGCGGCCGTATACACTTTCGCCACT
This sequence is a window from Exiguobacterium mexicanum. Protein-coding genes within it:
- a CDS encoding YgzB family protein; translated protein: MKKRGNKINRARNLALLLVFAGIGVMYLGLLAKSITWLMIIFMLLGFVMVLSSSALYFIIGMASTKAIVVTCPNCEKQTKMLGRVDLCMHCDEPLTIDQSLEGKEFDEKYNKRQTHSHE
- a CDS encoding thiol-disulfide oxidoreductase DCC family protein, which gives rise to MPAIVLFDGDCNFCDASVQFILNRDATGNFHFASLQGEAGQALRKRHRINDSVDSIVLIRDGVPYIKSDAAVRIAEGLDGKWRWLRFVRFVPKPIRDFGYDVIAKHRYQWFGQKQTCKLPTPEERSRFLDQQPKPPTR
- a CDS encoding ABC transporter substrate-binding protein — encoded protein: MNAKLVAIYRHTIETGKREVTLREAVEAVGYSEKQVKRDIKAWEAMGWVTYQAGKGRGHESMLRFQSDFDETLQAWVVTSFSEATMAQAAKWLEWDWPPALRELIQARIWSRFGFEQTEEDRFVFPRTRTLESLDPLDIHIAMEASLSRHVFDRLFEWDGTTVQTSLAHHIEEVTFGFRCYIRKGVTFHNGMTLAAKDVVYSLNRLLARGKQVWLFAPIERVESPAPYVIDIHTKAHRAYIERLLAQTPASITYEGAEGIVGTGPFKLEKQSDDVVRLRAFERGLRPRPSLDVVEFVTFSEADHAKWSARDDHSVVKWIAEAGARYLMFNLQHSWLKEDMATRRAIQRAIDKQAVVDLGGERHQVAHGFFPEASRPVAAPKATGSSRRPLRLLHLPFDVATEDAMLVAEQLRVAGFIVETETYTIASLLQEETLRRADLILCGEMMSEDLDLAFLAFLTSELSLVGKLIAHEKELRTMMDRYRQTDMSAWPWLHRDVERYLTEAALVIPLYHVARERRFPSFLGEVPVDVFGHPRYDQLWIRPSV
- a CDS encoding DUF3238 domain-containing protein; translated protein: MMNGEGLITVKPLKDALELTWSVEGTVRLTRNGKYVYEGTDQHYVDHETGVGEQVAYRITDEQGEVAKVYTAAVDPTDDLYWNRHLTSAVVASNGTHLQWDPIADVETYAIYRQGRRIAEVVGHAYLDETPLHEPTMYEVRALRSVKRDEKPGTSLIHAVGKAMSLAKELKTDTRRDKELYIMYFLVSPIRPDLETVDQIQLRVQTFIRPPMIKNPNLLSPHPYFEGDGRPYNVHATDYRTRTEVKAEGLSDIPIVSIKKDANVTRGYTKHHRLTGEDIASVDQVYLEDVDIDRGRAAYRLQHSVGNPLVIAPDIKYTIVAQLKDNATFKLSGSHTQSPHHEVYLQVGDAPWTTIHRADDLGVSFMGNPMPECHWTYLTCMD
- a CDS encoding PstS family phosphate ABC transporter substrate-binding protein produces the protein MDDPVAGARPIVWTIWYGVALVIVIMALYDFSPLKKGHLKRITLIGTVLGIVFFGSVKGYYVYTESLRIEERGVELMDYQPFKEKSDLAELDGESSFKLDSKLPRLDGATALYPLYASFVEAVYPSGEYNPYGIEEWDESPVVSTTTGEAYDRLIRGETDIIFVAGPSDLQVAAAEKAGVQFNMTPIGREAFVFFVHEDNPVDSLKLEEIQQIYAGDLDDWSEVGGETDTIRAFQRPEGSGSQTALQRVMGEEKLMDAPVEDVPEGMGGIIEQTAAYHNHKNAIGFSFRYYATEMVEDHDIKLLQVNGIAPTVETIADGTYPITSEFYAITTEENYETYKPFLDWMTSEEGQTLVERTGYVPLAQD
- a CDS encoding MFS transporter, giving the protein MKFKDFPTNVRLRLVCGFFIRIVGSAIFPFMALYFSEELGKIAAGIIMTSFVIVGYVTGLFGGYFSDRFNRKHVLQIGQLVQILCFIGMTVAIHPSNNWALAVAILYFGHAVANGLNYPALEAIVIDSMEESNRKAIYVYDYWLVNLAIAGGVMLGGAFYRDYRFGLFVGMTLVLTITTIVLQRYLVDSHQGNRSTPANPIVGVIQNYRIALNDRRWMLFVLGSMLVFSTEFHMANYIGVHLAESFQQRSIGGVPFDGVRMMAFMQLENTLLVVAITFAVTAFVKRYREKYVFFIGLSLYITAYAAITSMNSFLILAVLAVVFTVGELLYSPIRQVKQVDLLDPERRASYLAFGGLTFHGAKLVAAAGIVVGAFIGPVFMSGYIFLFGALGAYLYYVSLYRMESVRQLAA
- the perR gene encoding peroxide-responsive transcriptional repressor PerR, whose product is MLDHAVQSLREHGVRMTPQRQAILEYLVTEHSHPTADDIYKALSARFPNMSVATVYNNLRVFKEVGLVQEMNYGDASSRFDFVTSRHYHIICDACGKVVDFNYPVLDEIESVASQLTGFKVDRHRLEVYGTCPACQAEQAHKH
- a CDS encoding glutamate-1-semialdehyde 2,1-aminomutase; the protein is MATPSTRNNSDVLYTDALTHIVGGVNSPSRSFKAVGGGAPVYMERGDGAYFYDVDGNRYIDYLAAYGPIITGHAHPHIHKALIEASSKGLLYGTPHALEVEFAKKLKAAIPSMDKVRFTNSGTEAVMTTVRVARAYTGRELVVKFSGCYHGHSDLMLIAAGSGPATLGSPDSAGVTRATAKEVITVPFNDVEAFRDMMSEWGSQIACVLVEPIVGNFGIVEPKPGFLQAVNDITHKHGALVIYDEVITAFRFTYGSAQQVYGIEPDMTALGKIIGGGLPIGAYGGKAEIMETVAPLGPAYQAGTMAGNPASMATGLACLEVLEQPGVYEKLDALGAELEAGIREAAETHGVTITLNRLKGALTVYFTDEIVTDYEGAEKSDGEVFGRFFKLMLENGVNLAPSKYEAWFLTTEHTEQDIEETIAAVNRAFAQL
- a CDS encoding nucleotidyltransferase-like protein translates to MEYATRTIYSEYAALKTTLGIIEVKKKRPRDPLTDQSDRLLIVIEAKEEPFWTVKHYQVGQEKIILHLVSDSMMDRWILMNENRRAIHWIEDGMVLFERNTFLLDLRQRLRNFSNDEQRLQLSLAFAKLLRRFEDGRSLFLQEEHQDAFTQIHHALTHLARLSVLESGIHPEIILWKQVRTLDLEIYKLHEELVSGQESLEQRIHLVIIGIEHLIQSKVLPGTLLLLQTMQQRDEPWPFSELMEHPNLQALKVDLGSIVGFLVRKGYVRSVARPTKGVGVEAIAYEIA